A single genomic interval of Syntrophobotulus glycolicus DSM 8271 harbors:
- the leuD gene encoding 3-isopropylmalate dehydratase small subunit: protein MGKAWKFGNDIDTDVIIPARHLNRSDSEYLAAHCMEDADPDFAREVKTGDIIIGGKNFGCGSSREHAPLSIKAAGVKAVIANSFARIFYRNSLNIAMPILECPEAVAGIEHGDEVEVDLETGAIKNMTKGTSFQARPFPPFMQELIKAGGLVPYVKEKKKNA from the coding sequence ATGGGTAAGGCCTGGAAGTTTGGCAATGATATTGATACGGATGTCATTATACCGGCACGGCATTTAAACAGGTCAGATTCTGAATACCTTGCCGCCCATTGCATGGAGGATGCCGATCCGGATTTTGCCCGGGAAGTGAAAACCGGAGATATCATTATCGGCGGCAAAAATTTTGGCTGCGGTTCCTCCAGGGAACATGCGCCTTTATCGATCAAGGCGGCAGGAGTGAAGGCGGTAATTGCCAATTCCTTTGCCCGGATTTTCTACCGCAATTCTTTAAATATTGCCATGCCGATTCTGGAATGTCCGGAAGCGGTTGCCGGAATCGAGCATGGGGATGAGGTTGAAGTTGATCTGGAAACGGGTGCGATTAAGAATATGACCAAAGGTACTTCCTTTCAGGCCCGACCGTTTCCGCCATTCATGCAGGAGCTGATCAAAGCCGGGGGACTTGTTCCTTATGTAAAGGAGAAGAAGAAAAATGCCTAA
- the proC gene encoding pyrroline-5-carboxylate reductase, with amino-acid sequence MEKLGFIGCGNLAGSIVKGLRQSGSPAVINLFDLFEEKPRQLAEQYQAKVCTQAEVIRDSDVIVLAIKPKDIPALLAALGKDDLAGKLLITVAAGIGLEYYERKLPGTAVVRVMPNTSAAVLHSVSALARGKKVSESQAKSAEKVFSALGKVLWVKDEEINAVTAVSGSGPAYFYLLAEYMAQAGEKLGLSKEQATLLAVETLVGAGKMLAQTGREPAELRKAVTSPNGTTSAAICSFEQAGLEGIVWQALQACQKRAEEMEEEYSE; translated from the coding sequence GTGGAGAAGTTAGGCTTTATCGGCTGCGGCAACCTGGCCGGTTCGATCGTGAAAGGACTAAGGCAGAGCGGGAGCCCGGCAGTCATCAATCTTTTTGACTTATTTGAGGAAAAACCGCGGCAATTGGCTGAACAATACCAGGCCAAAGTCTGCACTCAGGCTGAGGTAATCCGTGATTCCGATGTGATTGTCCTGGCAATTAAACCAAAAGATATTCCGGCGCTGCTGGCCGCTTTGGGCAAGGATGATTTGGCTGGCAAGCTCTTGATTACGGTTGCGGCCGGGATTGGGTTAGAATACTATGAAAGAAAACTGCCCGGGACAGCTGTGGTCAGGGTCATGCCCAATACCTCCGCTGCCGTGCTGCATTCTGTTTCTGCTTTGGCCAGGGGCAAAAAGGTCAGCGAGAGTCAGGCCAAAAGTGCGGAAAAGGTTTTTTCCGCCTTGGGAAAGGTGTTATGGGTTAAGGATGAAGAAATCAATGCCGTCACCGCAGTCAGCGGCAGCGGACCGGCCTATTTTTATTTGCTGGCGGAATATATGGCCCAGGCCGGGGAAAAGCTGGGGTTGAGTAAGGAGCAGGCAACTCTGCTGGCCGTAGAAACGCTGGTCGGAGCCGGGAAAATGCTGGCCCAAACAGGCCGGGAGCCTGCCGAGCTCAGAAAAGCCGTGACATCCCCCAATGGAACCACCTCTGCCGCAATCTGCAGTTTTGAACAAGCGGGACTGGAGGGCATCGTTTGGCAGGCCCTGCAGGCTTGTCAAAAAAGGGCGGAAGAGATGGAGGAAGAATATAGTGAATAA
- the leuB gene encoding 3-isopropylmalate dehydrogenase, with the protein MPKIAVLPGDGIGQEIIPEALKVLDAVLKNSGEQFQFQEYLIGGAAIDARGKALPEDTLAACKEADAVLLGAIGGPKWDTLPAQERPELGGLLALRKELELYANIRPIKMMPSLISSSALKEEIVRNVDMVVIRELTGGLYFGEKGRKEHPKAAYDVLVYTEEEIRRIVEFAFVLAGQRRKKLCSVDKANVLESSRFWREIVLDLAPQYPEVEVSQMYVDNAAMQLVRYPEQFDVIVTENMFGDILTDLASMLGGSIGMLASASMSGKKGLYEPAHGSAPDIAGQNKANPLATILSAAMMLKWTFGLNKEGQLIEDAVTKVLDQGYRTADLGGDPGRILGTRQMGDAVVDALR; encoded by the coding sequence ATGCCTAAAATAGCTGTATTGCCTGGTGATGGAATCGGTCAGGAAATTATACCGGAAGCACTTAAGGTCCTGGATGCTGTGTTGAAAAACAGCGGGGAACAATTCCAGTTCCAGGAATATCTGATTGGGGGAGCGGCGATCGATGCCAGAGGCAAGGCTCTTCCGGAGGATACTTTAGCCGCATGCAAAGAAGCGGATGCGGTATTGCTCGGAGCAATCGGCGGTCCCAAGTGGGATACCCTGCCCGCGCAGGAAAGACCGGAATTGGGCGGGCTTCTGGCCCTGCGCAAGGAGCTGGAGCTTTATGCCAATATCCGGCCGATTAAAATGATGCCTTCCCTGATCTCTTCATCAGCCCTGAAAGAAGAGATTGTCAGAAATGTGGATATGGTTGTGATCAGAGAACTGACCGGGGGCTTGTATTTCGGGGAAAAAGGCCGCAAGGAGCATCCGAAGGCCGCTTATGATGTGCTTGTCTATACTGAAGAGGAAATCCGAAGAATCGTTGAGTTCGCTTTTGTTCTGGCCGGACAAAGAAGAAAAAAGCTTTGTTCAGTTGATAAAGCCAATGTTTTGGAGTCCTCCAGGTTCTGGCGGGAAATTGTCCTTGATCTTGCGCCCCAATATCCTGAGGTTGAAGTCAGCCAGATGTATGTGGACAACGCCGCTATGCAGCTGGTTCGCTATCCCGAGCAGTTTGACGTTATCGTCACCGAGAATATGTTCGGCGATATTTTGACCGACCTGGCTTCCATGCTCGGCGGCTCGATCGGGATGCTGGCTTCGGCCAGCATGAGCGGGAAAAAGGGCCTGTATGAACCGGCCCATGGCTCGGCGCCGGATATTGCCGGACAAAATAAAGCGAACCCCCTGGCCACGATTTTATCCGCGGCGATGATGCTCAAATGGACCTTTGGCCTGAATAAAGAGGGACAGCTGATTGAGGACGCTGTAACGAAGGTATTGGATCAGGGGTACCGGACAGCCGATCTCGGCGGAGATCCCGGCAGGATTTTAGGAACCAGGCAAATGGGCGACGCGGTCGTCGATGCCTTAAGATAA
- the leuC gene encoding 3-isopropylmalate dehydratase large subunit, which translates to MGMTISEKILAAHAGVDRVVPGEIINAKLDIVLANDVTGPVAIREFRKLGIDQVFDRDKVVLVPDHFTPNKDIASAEQCKIMRDFVREQEITHYWESGRVGIEHCLLPEQGVVLPGDLIIGADSHTCTYGALGAFSTGVGSTDLAAGMATGEAWFKIPETIRFVFHGNQYQPWISGKDLILYIIGQIGVDGALYSAMEFAGEGIKALSMDNRLTISNMAIEAGAKAGLIEPDEITLAYVSSRAKRPYKIYNSDSDAKYAQVFDYQTKDIPLQVACPHLPENTKSVDEVSGIKMDQVVIGSCTNGRLEDLEIAARILKGNSVHPEIRCLVFPGTQEIMLEAMRRGYIETLIEAGAAVSTPTCGPCLGGHMGILAKGEKALSTTNRNFVGRMGHPGSEVYLCNPAVAAASAIKGEIVHPREVVKNG; encoded by the coding sequence GTGGGAATGACGATTAGCGAAAAGATCCTGGCGGCCCATGCCGGTGTGGACAGGGTAGTACCCGGAGAAATCATCAATGCCAAGCTGGATATTGTTTTGGCGAATGATGTGACAGGTCCTGTGGCGATCAGGGAATTCCGCAAGCTGGGGATCGATCAGGTTTTTGACCGGGATAAAGTTGTCCTTGTCCCGGACCATTTTACACCGAATAAAGATATTGCTTCTGCTGAACAGTGCAAAATCATGAGGGATTTTGTCCGGGAGCAGGAGATCACGCATTACTGGGAATCAGGCAGAGTGGGAATTGAACATTGTCTCCTGCCTGAACAGGGTGTTGTCCTGCCCGGTGATTTAATTATCGGGGCGGATTCCCATACCTGTACCTATGGTGCTCTTGGGGCCTTCAGTACAGGTGTCGGCAGCACCGACCTGGCGGCCGGGATGGCGACCGGTGAAGCCTGGTTCAAAATACCGGAAACCATCAGGTTTGTTTTTCATGGAAATCAGTATCAGCCCTGGATAAGCGGTAAGGACCTGATCTTGTATATCATCGGTCAGATCGGGGTGGACGGGGCGCTCTATTCGGCCATGGAATTTGCCGGAGAGGGGATCAAAGCCCTATCGATGGACAACAGGCTGACCATATCCAATATGGCCATAGAAGCCGGAGCCAAGGCCGGACTGATTGAGCCCGATGAAATCACTCTGGCTTATGTATCGAGCCGGGCAAAAAGGCCGTATAAGATCTATAACAGTGACAGTGACGCCAAATATGCTCAGGTTTTCGATTATCAGACCAAGGATATTCCCTTGCAGGTTGCCTGTCCCCATCTTCCCGAAAACACCAAATCGGTCGATGAAGTCAGCGGAATCAAGATGGATCAGGTTGTTATCGGGTCTTGTACAAACGGGCGATTGGAAGATTTGGAGATTGCCGCCAGGATTCTTAAAGGCAATTCCGTTCATCCAGAAATCAGATGCCTGGTCTTCCCCGGCACGCAGGAAATCATGCTGGAAGCCATGCGCAGGGGTTATATTGAAACCCTGATTGAAGCCGGGGCTGCGGTCAGTACCCCTACCTGCGGCCCTTGTCTGGGCGGCCATATGGGTATTCTGGCCAAAGGGGAAAAAGCGCTTTCCACTACGAACCGTAATTTTGTGGGCCGCATGGGGCATCCTGGAAGTGAAGTTTACCTTTGCAATCCGGCAGTAGCGGCTGCTTCTGCCATCAAGGGAGAAATTGTCCATCCGAGGGAGGTTGTGAAAAATGGGTAA
- the proB gene encoding glutamate 5-kinase yields MNKALKRVVFKIGSSSLTFPQGGVNGPVMERLAGTIAGLVKEGLECVLVTSGAVAAGLAKMNLRKKPKDLAGKQAAAAVGQGVLIEKYSCFFEQYGLTCAQILLSRIDLVESAHYKNAKNTLEKLLKYGIVPIVNENDTVVVEELCFGDNDRLSAMVAGLIDADLLILLTDVDGLYTANPVKDPTAELIKTVENIPEVFDLAGGSGSMAGTGGMVTKLKAAEMATRFGIDVFFMNTAYLNEVNQFLNGELPRGTYFPPCEHKFAGKKRWIAYAGLSMGTIMIDDGAQEALLHGGKSLLAPGITKIDGYWERNDLVRVFNLREEEIARGLVELSSEEVARVIGLHSDEIARLIPDTKGREVIHRDKMTVFED; encoded by the coding sequence GTGAATAAGGCTCTCAAACGAGTCGTATTTAAAATAGGGAGCAGCAGCCTGACTTTCCCTCAGGGCGGGGTCAATGGCCCTGTAATGGAGAGATTGGCAGGTACGATCGCCGGTCTGGTCAAGGAGGGTTTGGAATGTGTACTGGTGACCTCAGGAGCAGTCGCCGCAGGGCTGGCCAAAATGAATTTGCGGAAAAAACCGAAGGATTTGGCGGGAAAGCAGGCCGCGGCGGCAGTAGGGCAGGGGGTGCTCATAGAAAAATACTCCTGTTTCTTTGAGCAATATGGTTTAACCTGCGCCCAGATCTTACTGTCCAGAATCGACCTGGTAGAATCGGCTCATTATAAGAATGCTAAAAATACCTTAGAAAAACTGCTCAAATACGGGATAGTGCCCATTGTCAATGAGAATGATACGGTTGTGGTTGAAGAGCTGTGCTTTGGGGATAATGACAGGCTCTCGGCAATGGTCGCGGGTCTGATCGATGCCGATTTGCTTATTCTTCTGACCGATGTTGACGGTCTGTATACCGCCAATCCGGTGAAAGATCCCACAGCTGAGCTGATCAAAACCGTAGAAAACATCCCGGAGGTGTTCGATCTTGCGGGAGGCTCGGGTTCGATGGCAGGAACCGGCGGGATGGTCACTAAGCTCAAAGCCGCTGAAATGGCCACTCGTTTTGGCATAGATGTTTTTTTTATGAACACCGCTTACCTGAATGAGGTCAATCAGTTTTTAAACGGGGAATTGCCCAGAGGTACATATTTCCCTCCCTGTGAGCATAAATTTGCCGGTAAAAAACGCTGGATAGCTTACGCCGGTCTCTCCATGGGAACAATCATGATTGATGACGGGGCGCAGGAAGCCCTGCTGCACGGAGGGAAAAGCCTGCTGGCTCCGGGAATAACGAAGATTGACGGTTATTGGGAAAGAAACGATCTGGTCAGGGTATTCAACCTGCGGGAAGAAGAAATCGCCAGAGGCCTCGTTGAGCTGAGCAGTGAAGAAGTCGCCCGGGTAATCGGCCTGCATTCTGATGAAATCGCCAGACTGATTCCGGATACCAAAGGCCGCGAGGTCATCCACAGGGACAAGATGACCGTCTTTGAGGATTGA